The following proteins come from a genomic window of Trifolium pratense cultivar HEN17-A07 linkage group LG4, ARS_RC_1.1, whole genome shotgun sequence:
- the LOC123919575 gene encoding aspartic proteinase CDR1-like, with protein sequence MSTSVFLTLLFFSLCFMVSFSHALNNGFSVELIHRDSPKSPLYQPTENKYQRVVNAARRSIKFANHFYKDSLTNTPKSTVIPGKGEYLMSYSVGTPPFRLYGIVDTGSDIVWLQCEPCKKCYNQTTPIFNPSKSSSYKNIPCLSKLCQSVRDSPCSDQNSCQYSITYGDNSHSQGDLSFETLTLETTTGRPISFPKSVIGCGTYNTMSVKTASSGIIGLGYGPLSFITQLGSSIDGKFSYCLLPSLLVSKTLESNMTSKLNFGDAAVISGDCVVSTPIVQKNPLVFYYLTLEAFSVGNKRVEFRGSSNGDEGNIFIDSGTTLTLLPSNDYANLESAVVESVKLERVDDPNQDFNLCYSVTSDEYDFPLITAHFKGADVKLHPISTFVPIADDIVCLTFISSKTDSVLGNLAQQNLLIGYDLKQKTVSFKPMDCTKV encoded by the coding sequence ATGAGTACAAGTGTTTTTCTCactcttcttttcttttccctttGTTTCATGGTTTCTTTTTCTCATGCGCTAAACAATGGTTTTAGTGTCGAACTCATTCACCGCGACTCTCCAAAATCACCACTCTACCAACCTACTGAAAATAAATACCAACGTGTTGTCAATGCCGCACGCCGTTCCATCAAATTTGCCAATCATTTCTACAAAGATTCCCTCACAAATACTCCTAAATCAACTGTAATTCCCGGTAAAGGTGAGTATCTCATGAGCTATTCAGTTGGTACCCCACCATTTAGGTTATATGGTATTGTCGATACCGGTAGTGACATTGTTTGGCTTCAATGTGAGCCTTGTAAAAAATGTTACAACCAAACCACTCCAATATTTAATCCTTCCAAATCATCAAGTTACAAAAATATACCTTGTTTGTCTAAACTATGTCAATCTGTGAGAGATAGCCCTTGTAGTGATCAAAATTCTTGTCAATATTCTATTACTTATGGTGATAATTCACATTCACAAGGAGATCTTAGTTTTGAGACTCTTACATTGGAAACCACCACTGGCCGTCCTATTTCATTTCCTAAATCAGTGATCGGATGTGGAACTTACAATACAATGTCAGTTAAGACTGCAAGCTCTGGTATAATTGGCCTTGGATATGGACCATTGTCTTTTATAACACAATTGGGATCATCAATTGATGGAAAATTCTCTTATTGTTTGCTTCCATCATTGCTTGTGTCAAAAACACTTGAGTCAAACATGACAAGCAAACTCAATTTTGGAGATGCCGCTGTGATTTCCGGTGATTGTGTTGTGTCAACTCCTATAGTACAAAAAAACCCTTTAGTTTTCTACTATTTGACATTGGAAGCATTTAGCGTTGGAAACAAAAGAGTAGAATTTAGAGGGTCTTCAAATGGTGATGAGGGTAACATCTTTATTGATTCAGGTACAACATTGACACTTTTACCAAGTAATGATTATGCTAATTTGGAATCAGCTGTGGTAGAATCGGTGAAACTAGAGCGTGTTGACGATCCTAATCAAGATTTCAACTTATGTTATAGTGTTACATCGGATGAATATGATTTTCCTTTAATCACAGCACATTTTAAAGGTGCAGATGTAAAGTTGCATCCTATTAGTACTTTTGTCCCAATTGCTGATGACATTGTTTGTTTGACTTTTATCTCATCAAAAACCGATTCAGTATTGGGCAACTTGGCTCAGCAAAATTTGTTGATTGGTTATGACCTTAAACAAAAAACAGTGTCTTTTAAGCCTATGGATTGTACCAAAGTTTAA
- the LOC123924635 gene encoding uncharacterized protein LOC123924635 has translation MAVTRREEEAPTSKPNPNSIPIPNPNPNPNPNPPSTIKGKSCKGCAYYSSVLKAKSKNPTCYGLSRTLQQVPPYVVGESELEASKEGRKLANFKYACIGYSIYLDNKDASPDSQDKTAKLPFCVGLEVVSEVNSATSPVGQVPPHAHKTNEREHAIRKPPNTSAEEFLNRFQKNATLVAYGVVKNLNRVGNYVKDTLDDILYRRPK, from the exons ATGGCGGTCAcaagaagagaagaagaagctCCAACATCGAAACCTAATCCTAATTCTATTCCAATTCCAAAtccaaaccctaaccctaaccctaatcctCCTAGTACAATCAAAGGAAAATCGTGTAAGGGATGCGCATATTACTCATCTGTTCTTAAAGCCAAATCTAAAAATCCAACTTGCTATGGTTTATCCAGAACGCTACAACaag TTCCCCCATATGTTGTGGGAGAAAGTGAGTTGGAAGCTTCTAAAGAGGGACGCAAGCTTGCAAATTTCAAGTATGCTTGTATTGGATACTCTATCTACCTAGACAACAAAGATGCTTCACCTGACTCGCAAGACAAAACAGCAAAATTGCCCTTTTGCGTTGGTCTTGAG GTGGTCTCAGAGGTGAATTCTGCTACTTCACCTGTTGGCCAAGTTCCTCCTCATGCTCATAAAACTAACG AACGTGAACATGCTATCCGGAAACCTCCAAATACTTCAGCAGAAGAATTCTTAAACAG GTTTCAAAAAAATGCTACCCTTGTGGCATACGGTGTTGTAAAAAACTTGAACAGAGTGGGTAACTATGTAAAAGATACCCTAGACGACATTCTGTATCGGCGACCCAAATGA